A segment of the Lycium ferocissimum isolate CSIRO_LF1 chromosome 5, AGI_CSIRO_Lferr_CH_V1, whole genome shotgun sequence genome:
TTTCTGCTTCAAATCCATCTCGTACTGCTACAGAGCATCTAAAGAGAGGTACTTGTCCCAATTTTGGCTCCCCTTTGAGGCCAATTTCACAATTACCCCCTTTAGCTTCACCTTCTTCACAGAATCATCGCAAAAGAAGTTCGCCAGTACAAACTGGTACTTCTTCAAGTTCACAACAATTTGGATTCTTGGGTGAAATGGGGTATGCACCTGTCCAGACTGCAACCCAAGCAATTGTTACACATCAGCAACATTTGGTGTTGTCAGGTGGCAAAGATGATTTGGATGCTTTAGCAATGTTGGAAGATAGTGTAAAGAAGCTTAAAAGTATGAAAGGTTCACCTGGTCCAGCTTTGAGTAAGGACCAGGTTGATTCAGCTTTCAGTTTGTTGGCTGATTGGTTTTATGAATCTTGTGGGACAGTGACACTTTCAAGCCTTGAACATCCTAAATTCAAAGCTTTTCTAAACCAAGTAGGGTTGCCCGCAGTTTCGAGGAAGGATTTTGTAGGAGAAAAGCTTGATTCTAAGTTTGAAGAAGCAAGAGTGGAGTCGGAAGCCAGAATTCGCGATGCAGCATTTTTTCAGGTCTCGTCGAACGGATGGGGGAGGGATATTTGTAACTATGGGGAAGATAGTGTGATTAAATTTATTGTAAATCTGCCTAATGGTACTAATGTATTTCATAAGGCGGTTTATAAGGGCGGTTTGGTGCCATCGGAGTATGCAGAGGAAGTTTTACGCGATACTATTAAGGGGTTGTGTGGTAATGTTGTTCAAAGGTGTGTAGGAATAGTTTCAGACAAGTATAAAGGTAAGGCGTTGAGGAATTTGGAGATTCAAAATCATTGGATGGTTAATCTTTCTTGCCAACTTCATGGATTTATTAGTTTGTTGAAAGACTTTAGTAGAGAGCTTCCGCTTTTTAAAACTGTTACTGATAATTGTTTCAAGATTGCCAATCTTTTCAATAGCAAGTCCCAGATCAGAAATCATTTTAGGAAATTCAGGCAACATGGTGTTGAGCTTGCAGGGTTGATTAGAGTTCCTTCAGCAGACTGCAATCTCTCTAAGAACTATGGTCCTGTTATTGCAATGCTGGAGGATATACTAAGTTATGCTCGAATATTGCAGTTAATAGTGCTGGATGATTCGTATAAGGTCTCATGCATAGAGGATCCTGTTGCTAAAGAAGTTGCTGAAATGATACAGGATGTTGGGTTTTGGAATGATGTGGAGGCTGTTCATTCACTAGTGAAACTGATCAAGGAGATGACTGATGATATTGAGGCCGAGAGACCGTTAGTTGGTCAGTGTCTTCTTCTTTGGGAGGAGTTGAGAGCTAAAGCAAAGGACTGGTGTGCCAAATTTAGCATTGCTGAGGGACCTATTGAGAAGATAATTGATTCGCGCTTCAAGAGAAACTATCACCCTGCATGGTCAGCTGCATTTGTACTTGATCCATTGTACTTAGTGAGGGATGCAAGTGGGAAGTACCTTCCACCATTTAAACGTCTGACACATGATCAAGAGAAAGACATAGACAAGCTTATAACGCAGCTAGTACCGCGGGAGGAAGCTCCCATTGCACTAATGGAGCTTATGAAATGGAGATCAGAAGGGCTCGACCCACTGTATGCTCAGGCTGTTCAAGTGAAGCAGAGAGATCCGGTAACGGGACGAATGAAAATTGCAAATCCTCAGAGTAGCAGGCTTGTTTGGGAAACTTGCCTGAAAGAGTTCAAGTCGCTGGGAAAGGTCGCTGTTAGGCTTCTCTTCCTTCAGGCAACCTCATGTGGATTTAAATGTAATTGGTCCTTTATGAGATGGGTTTCTCTGCAAGGCCACTCAAGGGTTGGCATGGATAGAGCTCAAAGGATGATCTTCATTGCAGCTCATGCAAAACTTGAGAAACGGGATTTTTCCAGTGATGAGGAGAAGGATGCTGAGATGCTTACTACAGCAAATGGTGAGGATGACATGTTCAATGAAGTCTTTGTAGATGCATCCTcggtttaatttattttcttcatatcTCTTACCATTTGTAGAATATTGATATTTAGGGTGTAAAttctttaatttctctttctcttcaatTGTTACTTCTAATAGATGGTTTTGGAGATATTGTTTGTAGACAATATGAGGAAATTGAGCATTGTAATTCTATAAATTGCCTATTGATGATATAGCGACATGTTACATCTGAAGCTAGAGGTACTTGGTTCTGAAGAAATTTGCTCATGCTTTTTCGAAATCATAATATCTTCCAGGGATAGAATGAGACTTTTTGTAATATCTTgcatttttttgggcttatatGTAGAACTTTGACAATGAGTTGGATCAAGGGTGTCCTCACTTATGCTCTAAATCTACATCTTGCTCATTTCGTTTGCAGATAATGAAGGGAGTTTTGAAGTGCCTAACTTGTTTAAGTGGTAGTATCAGCCAAAAAATTTAGGAGCTTCACGAAAAGtgacccaaaaaataaaaaagggctTGTACTTTATTAAAACTAAACCAAGTATTTTTCACCATTTTAAAGTGTCACTTTACTTTCTAACTCTTAACTGTGAATACTGGCCCTCCTCAACCATCGGTGCTGCTTTTCCCTTCATAGATCCAATACTAGATGTATTAATTGACCTAAGCCTAAGACATGCCGAAATTTCTCATATTGAACCAGGTTTATTCGTACAGTTGAGAGAACTTATATTCATGCAATCCTTTCTCAGCTTTACTCGCCAACAATGCTAAATCTTATTGCAGACTGtgtgttttaattaatctataCAAGAACTTTTGGATTCAGCTGCTATACTCCTTGCTCTTGCCATTGACTTTCTTATTTTCAACCTTGCTTACGATTCTTCATCTGTTATCCAAAAAAAAGTTGATAGTCATGCTGATCATGACCTTATTATTTGATCAAATGCAACATTAAGTTGATTTTCTCATTGAGTCGGCGATATGAATCTTCAAAACTTCGGATATGTCACTTTGGGGAGAGAAGCGTTCAAGAGTACATATTTTAGAGTGGGGATATGGTGGTGTTTTAAGCTATTTCATGGCTATCAGATCATCAACTTGTGATATTTTTTATGCTTGTTATTGTACGTATAAAATTCAACCAAGTGGAAGAGGAATCTATTTGAAGATGTTAGTTACATGAGGTGAATGATTTCCCATTAGAAATAAATGTTGGAATACATGTGCAGATAGTTGTCTGAATTTGGTGTGCTGCTTTTCTCTAGTCAAGTTTCTCTTCATTGTTGGTTGCATGAAAATCAGATAAGCTTTTATGAGATGAGTCAACCTAAGAACAGTCCGGAAGCAAATCCTTGTAGCCAGAAGAATGCCTAAGAGTCCCACAGTCATGAGTGAAGGACTAGATTTCCACATCAGCACCTCAGACGTTTCGTCAAAAAGAGAAAGGGTTAGACGGGAAGTTCTCTGtttctttctattttctatttaattgtttaatttctGTTCCTATCAGCAAAGACTGTTTAAAAAGCTTTAAGTTAACTATTTCTTTAAACATCATGACCATATATCTTGCTCTCATACAAGTTGGTACTTTGTTGAAAATTTCACACcagaatttgaatttgaaagtTAAGTTTCTTCTTAGTACTTGGTCAGTTCACCTGATTGTAAAAAACTACTTTGAGCAAACTGTAAGCAAGGGGGTTGTCGGCATCATGGATTGCATATCATAGCTGAAAAGATCTTTCAATGAATTTCAACTGACTTCTGGCTCTACTTCGCTGCCTGTAACACTGACTATTAATATAATCTAGTATTTATGGAGGCATGCTGTTTCTTCtgttttctttatttcatgttatctcaCACATGCACCGTCACACCATGCAGGATTTTACTAAGTTTTAGTTCAAGTGTTTGTCTTACCTcagttttgcattcaaaatatTGTCTAGGAAGGTAACTGTTATAGACTAAGTTGCTTATAGATTTTTATGGAATACCTACAATTCATGACTTACATGCTGACATACTAGTTCCATAGCCGATTTAACGAATTCTGGTCCTGGAAACCTCAATGAAATGATtgttaaatttataattatgcTGAAATTGACACACTAACCATCATTTGATTTCCTTCTTGTGGCAGACTTCTTGCCTACAGGTAAAATTTCCAATCCACTTgacatgtttatgattatgcATTAACATCTTAATGTGCAAAATACAGGGTGTGGTGGAATAAGTGGAGAGATAAATACAGAAGGTAGGGCACTGCTGCATATGGGTTGTATGATTTATTTGGTGTCCAATTCTCATTATTGTAGTAAAGTTTTGCTGCTTTAAATCTTCAATCATTCCTTTGCTACAGTGTGATTCTATttattaatatacaaaagtttcTTCTGTTGCAAATACAAAATAATTCCTTGATCTTGCAGGACAAAAAATGTATAGTgtacaagtaaatagaagatgGGAAGGGCCACAAGTGGAAAAGGAATTTAAAAGCCAATTTTTATGGTGGCTGATATTGTTAGTGCTAGTTCAATTGCCTATAGAATTTGCTAGGggtttcaaataccaaaccaattgcgtcgggtttttaaatttataaaccaaaccaaaccaataaaattcgggtttttcaacttcgGGTTTTCTAGGATCATTCGGTTTTTTCAGgtttttttccgaaaaagtcttcatacaaaacatatgactTTTGCTTCAAATGTTTCTCTAGACccagtaagatacaactatataactaaggtgttaagaaaacaacacaaaatgcGAGATGGGTGATGACatcgtattaaaatattcaacaaaaagataataaaatcggttaaaataagtattgctaattaataagccataaagaaaatgactttaatctaaatactaagttatgctaaaatacgtatggctaataagtattaattacatgacagagaaaaaaataaactatgtatttttatgctcaaaattaattatgcaaaactaaataatagatatccaacattactgTCATTTCTCGTGTTAgacttgaatttcttttgttagcagtagtgttgagttggttttgatttgaactttatttgagttactaacatctatgGGATGTAAAACTTAttggcattcaaaattctaagttcaagcttaaaataatatgataaaagacaaaaaactatgaaaaaatttaagaaatatttacaaattacattacaaataaatatttttatgtataaaatattttaaaaatcgaatACACGTAATGTCCGGTCGGTTTGGTtaggtttgactttttttagctaaaatcaaaccaaaccaattatggtcgggttttttttttccaataccaaaccaaatcaaaccaaaccactaatcgatttttttctcggtttaactcggtttatcggtttggtgcggtttgctTTGTACACCCCCTAGAATTGGCTATAGGTACTAATTGATGGAGGGACAAGAGGAATGTGCTGATAATGCTGACTACAAATAGAccattatcaaaaaaagaaaaaaatgctaACTACTAATAGACTGCTCAACCAACTAGAAGGAATTGAAAAAGCCTTTTCAGTCGTATGCTATGTTTTGATTTCATAGTTCAATGGTGTCATGTTCCTGTCAAAAAAAGGATGAAATAGAATGATGGTTATCAACAGGAAACCAGTCTTTCTCTACCAGAATCTACACACTTTCAATGTTCCCCCATTATTACCATTCTCTTTATTATTTATCTCTATATCTGCCCACTTCATACGAATCTTGATCAAATTATTAAACATACACTTCTTTTGCTGTAATTTTCATCGACTTCCTATTCTGCCTCATTtttacaccttttttttttttttttttttactggacTGAGTTATCTTAGCTAGGGGATGATTAGTTTTGATGCGAATATCCCTACAAATAGAAAGTTGCGTTTCGACTCGAATATTAGCTAATGTATCTTTCTTGTGATTCAACCACAGTGGATATATGAAGAAGAGGTCCAAAAGACAataaaaaaagcaaaagaaaaaaccaCAGTGGATATATGTTGGTAAAAATGGAGAGTGATAAATGTGAATGATAtcttgtttttcttattttggaaGCAGCTTTGCTCTTGTTGCATTCTAATTGGTGGACTACCTCTTTCTTAGCATTACGAATTTCTTTATATAGTCAGGGAGTTGCCTTTCGCACCTAATGGAAAGACTTTTGGCACCGGCCCCCCTCTGTGTTTTCTCTTTCGTACGTAGATTTTAACAGTAGTGTCTGTATCGGTTTATGTACTTTTACTAATCTACCGGATTGTCCACGCATAAGTTTacagaatatttataaatatttaaccGTGAATCTAGTTACTATTATATCTTAACTTGACATTGTTAGAGAAATTGATTAAAACTTCAAATATTAGATCCACCTATGTCTTTGTTTCTTCACTTCAACTTTCTCTTTTGTGGCCCTCTTAAACAAATCCTGCTCAcatatttttgaaatgtttgTTGCCATAATTTCATCATGCTATGCTGTTAATTTTAAAGAAACCAAAGAATTCAAGAATATCAACTCTGGTTTCGTAATTGATGTGGCAGAGGATTAGACATCCCTAAGGGGTGGTTTGGTTTGCCTGACAAGGATAATAATCCCGAAATAAAACGCAAGATAATTTTATCTTGCGTTGGTTATGGGATTACTATCCTATATAGAAGGTGAGATAAAATAATTCCAAGAAATATGCCGGCCCATGAAATATCCTTGCCTAGAGAAGAGGTATGCAAAGGCACGACTGACAGTGCGACGCACAAAGCATCATGCGTTCACAGTTTAGGAAATAGCCGCAGTCCAAGGAGAATAATGTAGACAATATAACTGGTTCGAATCCCTGACCTATAATACAATACAAAGggacaattaaaaaataatgcGTCGAGAAGAGGTACATAAATGGCTTTCCTGTTCATATCTAATCATATCATAATTAATAGTACTCTAACACGTGTTGCAAGTTTCAACTTTAGAAAAATCTCTCAATCACTAGTTCTCATTGTATTTTATTTCTCAgtaataaatgtggccctagggaGCATCTTATCGTCGTTATTTTTTGTGGTCCAAACTCCTTAACTTGTTACAAACACAAAGTTAAAGTTATTGGTGTTTTTTCAAGATTATGGTTTGATCGTCTTAATCTGCAACAGTGAAAAATACATTGTTGAGTAGACTTTTTAAGCATTGGGTGCCCTTTGAGTAATGATACCCACTTGAGTTAAACCATTCAAAGATAAACACAAGCAGCCAATTACTAATACATCTAATTAGACATAATGGGTAGATTACTGTTGGCACTCACAATGCTAATTTTATGAAAGTTGAATTTCTGTACCCTCTTTTTGTCCAATCTTAGTATTAATGGATTGCTAAGATTATTACACGCAAGGACAAGAAAATAAGACTAATCGCAATTTATGTCGAAATTGGCTGGCGCAAAGATTTGATTAAAAGGAGAAATTTATTAAGatctttaattcaaatttcaagGGAAGCAGATTTGTTTGTTGTAATTCTGTACAGTTTACATTAGTAAAACCATTGTCTGCCAATACAGAATTAAAATGATTACTGCCATCAAATCTCTACTTTGCTTATATGTGGTTATTATTACAGTGCACTGTAATTATAACCACCCGTAACGTAATTATTATAATTTGTTTATATTCTTGTGCTTCTATTATTACACATATTGTACGGTGAGTAAAGTGACCACATACCTAAATTAAATATCATTTCTATTATTACAGTCTAAAAAGTAACGCATTATCTACCATTTGGTCCATCACTTTTGGGTCCACAATTACTTATTGACATACTTTCTACGTGTTGCTTTTGTTCGTAACTGATCCACCATTTTCGCAATCTCTAAATGCTTTacaccttttttcttttcttttttccttctttcctcCATTTTTAGTGTATAGTTTACCGTCTATATATGGAAATAATCAATTTTTTCCTCAATAGCGATTTGGGTTAATAATCATTACCCCCTCCTGTCCCAAATATTACTGCATACTTTAACAAATTGAATATGTttcatatttgatatttttaaaaGCACAGGtaatcatttattattttttcccaaatataCCATAACTATTCTAATGAATGAAATGTCAATTTGGTGAGACATTTAAGGGATGAGAAAGGACGGTTTAGATAAATACTCATGTGATTGAGATTATTAGCTATCTTTACTAATTGGCGTGCAAAACcattaggggctgtttggttaCAACGATGAAGGTGTTATTTCAGTATAAGATATGCGATAAAAAAATTTCCAGTGTTTGGGTTGAGAGTGTTAACTAAGATCGTAGTAAATTTTTTACCCAAATCTTGGAATTATCTATCTCATATAGAAGGTGGAATATAATCTCGAGACTATAATTAGTGAAATAACCTTGTTACCATTGACCCTCTAGAAACAAGATAACGTGGACTAGAAATAATACTTCGTCCAGTCTATTTTAGTTGACGTATTTTTGTTTACATGCTTCTTAATAAACTATTAATAAGAAGGAATTTTTTACTATTATGCCCTTATTTTTAGAGTCAAATTCTCAAATAGTTATCCAAGTTGTAGAAATAACTCATTACCGCAATttttgaattgtaatttttgaatttttttcactaGAAGGTCATCAATTATGCTCATGTTtccaacaaaacaaaacaaacggAAAAAGTGCTAAACTTTTTTAAAGGATGTTTACATCCCATTTTGTTAAGATACATTTTTAGAGATGAGATCTCTTAAcccattttaaaattataaaattcatTTGACCCATTTCAAATggatttttcataaaataaattatatccGTGCAACTAGAGCAAATGGAGGTGCAATCTAACACGATTTTTTCATGCAAAATCAATACCATCTTCTCCTATTTTGTCTACTACATATACTAACATCAAGTTtacaattaagaaaatttgaTATTTAAGAAATTCGTCTTAATTGAAAGTaaagaactaaaaaaaaaaaacatcttaaATGCATAATTATTATGTATTGCACATcgaaatattataaattatattgTTATATTGTCTTTTAAACAAAGAAGCAAACTAAACTTGCTAGTGACCCTCTGAGTTCattgacacttttttttttttgttggtttaaACCAGATGTTAGATATAGCTCATGTATCAGTAGATGAGAGAGTGCTTTAGCACTTGGACCATTACATAATAACCAACATCtagggtgttcatggttcggtttgggtcggttattgattaaaaccataaccaaaccaatttagtcggtttttaaatgtctaaaaccataaccaaaccaaataaaataataaccaccggtttggttattgtcggtttggttcggtttggttcgatttttcggtttatgaCTAGCAGCTATGAGACTTACcaataaaacattaaaaagttgaaaaagacatgtttttttttgttcaaatgataacttttatttatagtttaaggtgaaacatacatcatagaaacattttcactattagtaATAGTGTAGTACTCAAATTAcccaaagttgctaaactattacatatagagctaaaaactaacttagtagtggctgcaccatttttgtcatcttaatacacatacctggaaataaagtagagcataggagcttttagttgttgtttacaaacatacatattaattaaacataaagactacctaaaattaaaatgaaaatatatgaaataaaaaaactttgtgtaatgatcccaaactttggggcAATAATTGCGCTTTGTTcctcaattctcccattttattaacAAAACTTTGTGTAAAGATCCCAAACTTCaaatgtttttctatcattatccccaaGGCTAGGGTCTCGATTACAAGGAGGTgttcttttctgtttttttaggaggattacccacggaagaagtattagggcattACCATGTGCTTGAGTTACAGCAAATCGACAAGTATCGAAGTATTCTAtaggaacctccaaatctaGAACTTCgtccttttcatatgaaaaatattagaagtttaggactcattcaaacaagaaaaaagaaaggtataaattcgaaaaaaagaagaagaaacaacctaaaatcaaatggctaACAAAGAAatgctaaaaatttaagttaaagacattagatTCTAACGTGAGTTTCTGTTAGTAGgtttacacttaacacttaaagagttaaaagatttaaagacatgggcttggacatattcttaaaaacatgggccttaaacaatcatgtgaaataagtagaccaaaaatcaaattaatgattaaaaggtataaaatatttataattatttatgaaaaactaatattatgcatataaataattataaaatttatgtatataatttatcggtttggttcggttatttatttggttattttttaatagaaccataaccaaaccaaatattatcggtttttaaaatttaaaaccaaatcaaaccaaaccaaaccaaatgtcgatttttttattcggtttggttaaattttcggtttggttttagttttaaccaaaaccgtgaacagCCCTACCAACATCAATGGACTAAGCATTGCTTGTTAGACAACACTAGCAGACCATATAAGTTGATAACAATATATACGAATACCAGTTGTAGTATTAATTGATAAAAAGGGTATTAAATTAGCATgccaaattttatatatatataatatatatatatatatatatatatatatatatatatatatatatatatatatatatataaatttatatataaggagagtagtctagcttaatattaagtcaagtggcgtaatatgaacaagccacttggcaacaaattctgtttgcattaattataaaagaagttattaattgtagttcaaaataattatatcatatTATTCCttatagaaaaatggagaagaaggaAAGCAAATAAAAGGCAAAAaacgaaggaaaaaaaatcagaatgttctttatatatatataaaaggagagtagttaaagcttaatattaagccaagtggcgtaatatgaaTAAGCCACTtagcaacaaattctatttgcattaattataaaatcagttattaattgtagttcaaaataattatataatattattccttatagaaaaatggagaagaaggaAAGCAAATAAAAGGCAAAAAACGAAGGGAAAAAAATCAGAATGTTGATTAATATATTGGGAAAGAGTGGAGCTAATCTTGGCTAAtatcttggaaaaaaaaaatcaaaattttgataTTTGAATCAGCTATTATTGGTtatggaagagagaaaaagtaaaagatttttttacAATTTGTCAAATTCTATTTcacttaattttaaaaagaaattaattgacattattaaatatcCTAATtaattgacattattaaatagactCACCTCATTTGAATTCGGATGAATaatgataattttttaatatttattaacCAAATGCCACACTTtaattgaaaatgttttaaatttcaTTTGAAAGATAATTTGTTTTCAGTTGGATGTTACTAAAATTTTTAGAATATTATATAGAATATTCTTGATTTCATTTAATTGAGTAAATCAAGAAAGTTAGGCAAGAGAATTTAAAGCAGGCGTGAAATAAATCGTAAGtattatttagaaaaatttaggagcattcaaattctttttttccttaatcAGGATGATATGAATCTAATTGAAACTAAAGTAAATTACAGATCATAATATTAGAAATGataattttattctttattctatatttatgtaCTTTGTACTTGTAAACGTTTCAACTTAAATGTAAATACATAGACTATCTATAATACATCATAAAAAGTACTACAATTAGGTGTGATTAATTTTTAGTTTGAATTAAGATTCaaatttgaatatgtgatataaacttaattttttttttttttttttgtcaatgtCAATCCAAAATTGAGAATAAGCCATTGACACTTTTATAAAATCTGTTTGTTTGATtgtatttgtaatattttttaaaagattttattaattaatattatttaaagcTAATATGCACTTACCTATTTTGGTGAATATTGATTggtgaaatatataaaatagatgAGAGATAAGAATAAGAAAATTTTTGAAAGTTCAAATTAACATACACCAACCTAACTAACTTATTTCAGTGAAATATTAGTCTTGAAACAAAATCCCATATTCAAAGGAAGTAATTGTATAACTTTAACAAATTAAGCTGATAAGCAATTATACTTACCAAAAACATGATCTCATCAAAGCCATATTTGGTATGACAATTCATCATGtctactttttttgtttttttgtttttgttttcttttagcaTTAGTAGGGTTAGCACAAGCAAATCTACACGATACACGGCTTTGATATActaatattatagaaataaaTCCTAATTTCCTTTCATGTCTTTCTCTTTCTATGTAAAGaacatattttaataaaatatttgaattgaGATTGCAAGATTTGAATTTGACTTGCATAGCAGTTAAAATTAAT
Coding sequences within it:
- the LOC132056658 gene encoding uncharacterized protein LOC132056658, with protein sequence MSDVNVNPVDPLCSGEEMAVKAVNKRYEGLVAVRTKAIKGKGAWYWTHLEPILIQNPETNLPKAVKLKCTLCDASFSASNPSRTATEHLKRGTCPNFGSPLRPISQLPPLASPSSQNHRKRSSPVQTGTSSSSQQFGFLGEMGYAPVQTATQAIVTHQQHLVLSGGKDDLDALAMLEDSVKKLKSMKGSPGPALSKDQVDSAFSLLADWFYESCGTVTLSSLEHPKFKAFLNQVGLPAVSRKDFVGEKLDSKFEEARVESEARIRDAAFFQVSSNGWGRDICNYGEDSVIKFIVNLPNGTNVFHKAVYKGGLVPSEYAEEVLRDTIKGLCGNVVQRCVGIVSDKYKGKALRNLEIQNHWMVNLSCQLHGFISLLKDFSRELPLFKTVTDNCFKIANLFNSKSQIRNHFRKFRQHGVELAGLIRVPSADCNLSKNYGPVIAMLEDILSYARILQLIVLDDSYKVSCIEDPVAKEVAEMIQDVGFWNDVEAVHSLVKLIKEMTDDIEAERPLVGQCLLLWEELRAKAKDWCAKFSIAEGPIEKIIDSRFKRNYHPAWSAAFVLDPLYLVRDASGKYLPPFKRLTHDQEKDIDKLITQLVPREEAPIALMELMKWRSEGLDPLYAQAVQVKQRDPVTGRMKIANPQSSRLVWETCLKEFKSLGKVAVRLLFLQATSCGFKCNWSFMRWVSLQGHSRVGMDRAQRMIFIAAHAKLEKRDFSSDEEKDAEMLTTANGEDDMFNEVFVDASSV